TTTTCTAATGTTcctgttttgtaatattttaagtaGAATCCAAAGCTGACTGACGTTAATTTTCCTCAACTCAATGTTTTCATACTGTTTCATACTTCGATCACAGATTATCCCACCATCACTAAGATTTCCTTGTCATACTGTTATTACGACTCAGTGATGCCTAAAACATTTACCTCTCAAATACTATTTGACAACTGTAAACCttaaacaacattattataaGTAGCTTACAATTTTTTATTCGTAAATAGTGTCACTATGATCGcttcttgaatatttttatttcggaGTGAATGATAAAGTTACATACAATTATCATTTATCTGAAGTTCACCCTAACAGTTATTCGAAACGTAATAACTTTCAAACATTCTTGCAAACTTAGTaacatttcaaacaattaaaTGAAAGATTTACCAAAACACTAACTAATATGATATGAAGGTGGATCTTAGAAatatgggcccagcatggccaggtgggttaaggcgttcgactcgtaatctgagggtcgcgggttcgaatctccgtaacacaaaacatgttcgccctttcagcagtggaggcgttgtaatgttacggttaatcgtcggtaaaagagtagcccaaaagttggcggtgggtggtgatgactagttgccttccctctagtcttatactgctaaattagggacggctagcacagatagccctcgagtagctttgcgcgatattaaaaacaaacaaaccttagaaATGTGAAGGTGCGTGTGTTGCATCACCTTCGctaatcaataaaaatgtttcttggtGTTATTTTCACCTGTGTTTTTACTCGCGTACGTAATTGCTTCTCTTTAGCCTAAAGATGTTATCATTGTGATTTGTTGAGTTTTTGACGTTATGTATAATTAGAACGATGTTACTTTTTGTGGATAAGTTGTGAtttccaaattttaattaatttggtATATACTTTTCTGGTGCTGTATTTTAACGAAATGTACTGTTCATAAACATGAAAGTGGTCATAAAAATATGTATCCAGATATATGTCGTGTTTTACTACTATTTTCCCTTTTTGGGTTACATGTACAAATGAATATCTGACAATACGTTTGAGGCACTTATATTTTGTTGAAGTCTCATTAACTTGCTAGTCCAAGCTAATGCATCTATTGTAAATGTGCAATGAATAACGAACGTGCCTTAATGTCCAGATTAACGTTAACGGAGATACATTTTTAGTTGTTAGTAGAAACATCATGAAACCTGCTTTGTTTATGCTGTACGCGCTGTATTTTGAGTAAAAAACTTTCCTTATTGGATCGTAGATTTTTCTGAAATGTTCTTAATCAGCTAATGATGACTCACCTCCGGAAGTCGGTGTGGAATGTTCTTCCTATGTCCAGCGTAAAGAGAAAGAAAACGTCTCTTTGATGATTCCTGGAAAGCCCACCCAGTTAGACAAGATCAACGATAGCATTGTAAAGTAGTAGAACGTTACAACAGGAGAGGACAGAAATTCCGATAGGCTCTTAGTGTCTTCTTTTTTACAGTTAACTTAACCGAGTGAGTTGTTTGGCCAGAGCTCAGAATGATCCTTACCTAACAGGTGGACAACTTATGTATATACTGTAACACAAATTGGGGACAATATTTCAACTTTAACTTTGTAAGGAAAAGTATGAACCCACTCTGGTTTTCTGCGACAACATGTTAAGATATATACAAATTTAGTAGAGCTTGTTTATGATAAGCAAGTCAGTTAGGCCTAGGGGGTTCTTTGGAAATGCTCGTATTTTGCAGTCAACCCCGCACAAGTTTTTCGTGCCCTAAAAGGGTCAGTCGGCTGTCAGAAAACAGTGCTAACATTGCATTCATTAATCTCACGGCATTGGAGGCGGAAAGATCGAGCAGGCGCCACGCGCCATGTGCCCTCAGTCTTTCTCATCCCGTGATAGTAAAGCATAACCAAGAGAACATGGGTATTGCTCCTTACTGAGTGACGTCGTAAAAGATAAGTAGCTAGATGAAAACAGTGGTGCAGATAAagattttttcttcaaaaaactGTCAACTTAAGTGAGGTATTTAGATTAAAAAAGTGAGAGCGAACTGTCACCCAGTAAACATCATCATTAGATATGAACTGTAAGCCATCCGTAAGGTGCAGCTGCCAAGATTTGTCATTAGCAACGCTAGATCTGCGCATTTTCACTGAAAACATCTGTTGTGAACAAACCTTCCGTAGAGAATCTTGCAACAACGTAGCTCTCATTACAACACATTAAGAGAGGAAAGGCTGTATAGTACAATCTTACAAATAAAGTGAAGCCAAAGCAAGGAATCCGCGAAGTCGCTTTTCACTGTTATTAAGACGTTGTTAGTGTATCAAgttgtatttttacattaatgtATCTACGTTAAAAATagactaaagaaaaagaaagtagaAGGACATGTAAGCTGTCATTAAATTGCTTATTCTATTATTAATTTCGCTTATTCTTTTCTATCTTTTCAGATATATCATGTCCCTTTCTGTTACAAAACAAACCCATATGCACTCTAGTCTCCCAAAGCCCTATCCTACTATCGCCTTGACGTCTTATTAGCTTCCTTCACTTACAACTTTAGCCCTCCATGCCCAACTATATACAGCACAGAAAACGTAAGAGCCACGTGAGATAGTGGGATTACAGGAGAACATATCGTTAGCAGTGACGGTGCCAAACTAATGCCGAATCAGTGCATTCTAAACATTATCAATTTATGATTTTTGCATACATCTAGTTAGAATGTAATAAGTTTGATATAAGTAATTGGAAAATTTTTAGTTCCATCTACTTGGGTAGCtcttttgatcagaagttattcATAACTTCTAAATGTTTCGAAATGCAATATGTAAAGGAAGAAAACaatgcatttttttatgtttacgtGAAAAACAGATTACGTTAAGATCGTAACAGAAGCCTCGCTCTGAGACCGAAACTGTGTACCAAAAGAATTGGAGTACGTTTATAAAAGTCAGAAAccattataatatttctctttAAACATCTGTACGCAATCAAATTAACTTAAGTGATGGtaaaataacatatatgtatgtatacattgAAAGAAATATTCGGATAATATAGAATTGGATTGTCAATATTGGAGTTCTGAATTTCGCATGAGGCCACCTGCAGATAGCTGTTTCTAACTCAGAACTGATACTGCACACTCACTCTATCAAAGGAAGCTAGTAGATCCACAGTAGGATAGGAAAAACCCATagtcaacttttggactactttttatTTGGTCTGATAGTGAAATTTTACCTTCAATATTATAGTATACTCATCGGGCCAAAGTGTCGAGAGCGTTTTTGTAGCAACAGTTTAAAATGTGGTTTGTTATTACGGATTGTTCAAGAATTACGAcagtaatttcaaaacaaattaatatacaattaGTACCCACTTATTCTGATATTATTTTgtctattttataaatgtaaaagtatattttacctttaaaaataaaaactggatcATATTACAACCACAAAACATACACAATTTTAATCACacaaaagaatttaaaatacatatgctCCTTATTTTGATGTAACAATGGAGCCTCTAGGACTCAAATTCATTTTGTTGTGGTTGTAAATATAATTGTTGAAAACATGGTAAGATTTTCATAATTATACTTTTTTGGGcctttttatatcataaatttgataacaACTCACGAAGTGAGTCTAATCAGCCCTGTTAAACGGTCGTACATATTATTCAAAGTAGATTCTGCCAGTGTTAGTTGTAAAATTTCATACGACGATGATTTTGAACACACTCCACACATTCAGTTCcggatgcattataagagtgacagtcagtcctgTTATTCAAAGCCACAGTCCTTATTGAGGCGAGTGCTACTGGTTGGCTGTTTTTACTTTGtccagtttaaaattaaggagAGATGTATATCTTAACCCTAGAAATCATTGCCATAGCCACTTTATGTCATATCAAGTGTCCTTCAACCATTTTCCACATAAAGGCATTTTAATTAAATCGTAGGCTTCAATGTGTTGCTGTGTGCTTCACCTGTGGTCTGAGTTTTCcacctttctttttctttttcctggTTTACAGATGACTTTTCTGAAACCCCAACATAAAATCTGAAACGTAATGAAAACAAGAATCATCGCGAAAATGAAGCAGAAAACTGAGTAAAATGGTTTACAGAGTTGcctaaataaatttaagattctGTAGATGAGCGTGTCACATCTTATGAATGTTCTAGTCGCGTGTTAGTTGTGAATATgctatataaatatagaataaattaaGTAATACACTGAATACTCGATGTTCTGAAGAGCAATCGATCTATCTGTTAAGAACATTTTACCAGGCTCCGATCGAGTACCACTGCGCACATTAATTGCGACTTGATCTATTTGGTATAAAAGGAAAGGCCTCGTCGGAACATATAGAGTGGTTGGCGTATTATTAAATCCACTTTATTTTCATTCggaagtttttatatatataattaaaatgttgaatcaCGTAGATCTTTGAAAACATGCcagtaatttttattaaccaATCAAATAAGCTGATTTCGTTATTACAAATTTCGCGGATAAACATCGTGATAAGTTTCTAAGTTTAGGTATTCAATAGCCCTAACGACCACAATATTCATGTATTATCACTAAATACCGAAGCAAAACTATTCTCATAAGACCAATCTCCTTGTTTCACATTCAGTCTATGCGATAATTTGATTTCTTTTACCTTTGTGCTTTTAGTTTGTTAATCATGAAGTTGACTGTGGATAATATGGCAATGCTATTTAATAAAGTGATCTCaattattacatatttcaaattaaaaaaagatatatccttaaataatttattggtaCGTAAATAAGTTCGTAGAAAACAGATCCCTCCGTAGAGAAAGGTTTATATAAgaacaaatttaattattgtaatattctttGTTGTTTTGAACTGGGATGGGTAGATTGAGGAAAGACAAATTTCAACCATATtcttatgaaagaaaaaataaatctatatttttaatttgtccaAAAATATAAGCGTTAAATGCTAATCATAGGCCTAACACACTATCTAATAgcataacaatttttttcagaaatacatttataaaaaccttccattaaatgtaaattttatttacagttccaaaataaacaaattaataatatctTTGATTTGTACTATGTTTGTGATTCTGTATACATCTGGAGGTCGATAAGGTTGTAATCTGGATGTATTATTTTCACTCCTAGATACCGCTCTCGACTTAAACAACATTCGTCGATACCGAACAGCCTTCACTCGTGAACAACTGGCTCGGTTAGAGAAAGAATTCTGCCGGGAAAGTTACGTATCCAGACCCCGTCGTTGTGAGCTAGCTGCGGCTCTCAACCTTCCCGAGAGTACGATAAAGGTATGATTTTTAAAATCCATATGAGAAGAAGGGgatatttttacaagtttaaatgaaacaaaaaatcgATATGAGGAGTAATATGAACACATTTAACAAACCTTTCCGAAGTGCATTGTAAGATAGCATTGTTGAATGAATGTAAGTGATCTATTGTTCCGAATAGCCTCAATACAGTtccttaaaatacaaaattgcaTAACTGTTGTAACTAAAACCTGTAAATCATCGTGTCTTTATAACAGAAAAAGTGGATTATGTACTTttaaatagttatattatacaatttattcaAAATACCTAGCAATTTAGGGCATATTTGAGCAAGTCTTTGAAGAGATAAAAGCGTTCTGAATGCGTTGTACGTATTAACCATAGGAGAAAGGAGAATAGTGGTGAATAAAACTCGTGTTATTACAGAATATCAAAGGCTAGAACAGCACTGTTTAATTACCTATCTTGTACGCAACAGTTAGAATATCTGTTTCACATCCGGTCTCCTCATAGTAAAATAACCCTTGAGGACAGTGTGTGTGCGTGCTGTTGTTGATTTTCACTGTGAGATATATGAACCAATAGTAACgggaaaatataaagtttgttgaCTGAACCAATTTACTTGTAAATTTACATTAACATCTAAGGAACCATTCAAAACAATAGTATACTGTATTTACCTCCTACTGGGACTAGAAAGGTATAGGAGTGTGTCAAGATGAGATCCACAGGTTTACccgttatttatattaatatataagaaGCCATTCAAAGCAGTGATACCATACAATTAGTTTGTATAGAGGTTAAAAAGGTTTAGAGGATCTATGTCATAACAACTAAGAAGCTGTTCAAAATAATGATATCTAAAGTTTAACTCCTACTGGGACTAGGGAGTTTCATGAGACTAAGATTCACAGAGCTATttagaaattcataaaaatgtattCGCTGTTATAAGTTACAAAAAAGATAAgtggtttttacttttattggAATGGGTCATTAAAATATGGATAATAAAGACgggattctttttttttttccaaatagtGAACTCATTGTTAACTTGTATAATTTTCGCGGTGTATTAATCTGTTTTAACcagtaaaacatttgttgatCGTTGTATaaagattttgtaaaaaaaaaaaaaaaacctctgaaTTTAAGAATAATCCGAGTTTATGCTGAACGTtcccgggcctggcatggcctagcgcgttaaggcgtgcgcttcgtaatctgagggtcgagggttcgcgcccgagtcccgccaaacatgctcgccctcccagctgtgggggcgttataatgtgacggtcaatcccacttttcgttggtaaaagagtagcccaagagttggcggtgggtggtgatgactagctgccttccctctagtcttacacttctaaattagggacggctatcacagatagccctcgagtagctttgtgcgaaattccaaaacaaacaaacaaactgaacgtTCCCAATCATGTTTTATAGCCCGTTTCGTGATGTAGGCTTCATTTCTTGCGTATTTGTGAGGTAGAGCAGAGAAGagtttaaaaaaagttaaattaaaatatcgaaataaaaatgatgaaaacaaatgaaataatattgttaaaggtAACAATAACAGCAATTATGAACTAAAAAGAGAGCTTGGAAACTTGACTGACGTTGTAATATTACAtcctatattttatttataagtttcaaAGTTCGAATGTGTAGGTAAATATGTGTCCGTATTTTATAAAGCACTAGAACTAAGTCGTGTATTTATACCTCCATATAAAGGTACTTAATAAGTTTATAATACATCGTGCAAACGGTAGTTAAATATGTTGATGGATCAGTTTTATTGACTATTTATCAGACGTTTCATGTTATGTTATCTTTCTCTAGGTGTGGTTCCAAAACAGAAGAATGAAAGACAAACGCCAAAGAATGGCATTCGCTTGGCCGTATGCTGATCCACATTTTGCCGCTTACATGCTCAACGCCGCCGCTGCAGCCTCGGCTGGCGGCTATCCATACGCTCTACCGACTGGTGCAATGTCCTTTGGTTACTACGGCACTTTGACTCCTTTTGGCAGATATCACCCTTACAATCTGCCAGTTCGGCCGCAGTCCACTCTTATAGCTTCTCCATATCTACGGCCAACATCAGGCCCCTCTACAGAGTCTGTGTCTTTAGCATCTGGAACAAGTGGACCCACAACCCCAATGAATCCTCCCATTTTTCCTGAAGCCCTTAACGGACACTTCCATGCGTGTGGACCTTCTCCAACTTTATCCACTGCCACAGATCCGTGTAGATGTCAGTTGTTCACCTACCCCGGATTAGGGGTTGGGTTAGGAGTGGGTGTAACCCCCAGTACCACTAGTAACGccaatttatcagttcagagTCCACTAAGATGTCCCTCTCAGACCACAACAGAAAATCCTCGGCCGAGCCTGTTCCAACCATATAAAGCAGACGTTGAAAGggtataaatttcatttttataataaaacaaatttaagacaGTCAAGAGAATTTTGAAAAATGCTGTGATGAATTATTGTTGTTCAATTCCTtacaattttgtttcaaaaacgtTTCTGGAATAGCAACACACTCTCCCATTTAGTGCAATCAGAAGACATCAGCCAGCATGGTATCTCACAGAACATACATGAAGGACCAGAGGACATTGTAAGGGAATtactatttgttattttgtttagttacaatGACCACCAATGATGTAAATATGATGTTTACCTGTACAGTTTCTGtgtattataaacatttctttctgaggcttagatatttacaactttatagatttATATCAATGTCATCCATAATTACAGCACTTCCGGGCCTTGAACTTAAATAATGCTCTACCTGAACGAAAACACCTTTTATCATATTTAGTTATTCAGAAATAGTTAGGCAAAGCAAGTTGTTTGGAACGAGTGGATGTCCAGTGTCACTTGTTTCTGATAGTATCTGAGATATTTtgagttttttaattattttgttcttcattttCAGTTGCAAAACTGAGGTGAAAATTTGCCTTTTCAATCAAatacttgaataaataaataatatttctcaactttttgttgttttttcagttccTGTACTCCataaataatatatcataatTGTATACAGAGCTTCAAATTTAACACTTgtcaataattatgaaaaaccaATCTTTGAACTGAAGAAACCTTTATACAACACTGACCACATTAAATAATTCTACATATCTGTCCATGTTGTGCAgcgtaattaaataaaatattataagtgtaatccaagaacaaaatatttcttaatggTATGTTTCACTTGAAGAacatgttacttttaatttcatgatTCACATTCGTGACTTCcagtatgttaaaataaaatgtcaacGCTATTAACATTAAGTTAAAGTATGACTTGATAATTTGTGGATTTtgactttaaattttaaattattttatcgtagaaatgaaaacaaaatctattGCATTTCCTCTTAGTCTGATTGTATTTTATCGAACATCAGAAGGACTTTAATATGTCAGAACGAATGCGTCTGCATTACATCAAAACGATGAGACAGGTAACTGTTTGTGGTACGATAGAAGACTTCAGAAGAGTGCGTGTTTGTCAACTTCATAGGAGAATGACTGTTTATAGCGCATTAGTAAAAACACAATTTCTTCTGTTTATATCGCGTTACAGGGTTTCGTATGTGTGTCTACTTGTGAATGTTTTTATGATACTTTGAAATGAACCTGATTGTAGTGCCAGAAGACATAACACGAGAGTTTGAAACATTAAGTTATATGATATGGGTGTCTAAGTTTACCTGTTTATATTGCAAATGCCTTAGAAAATTCCACGCGTGCATACCTCTTTGTAATACATCTGAGGATATACATTCGTAATTAATccaaaaaaatcacataaacgtTACACGTTTATCTATTTGTCGTGCTTGAGAAAGTAGATAGTGCGTTTTTAGCATATTTGTAGAGTCACAGAGGTGTTTGTAGTGCATTGCAAAAATTACAGAAGTATCTATTTGTATTGAGATAGATTTCAAATAAATGTCTCTGTTCGTATTACATCGTAATATTTATAGAAACGTGTGTGTTTATGATACAATACACGAATTTATACGGATGTTCTTTTTATACATCAGACTAGCTCACAGACTGTACCAGTTTGTAGTACGTTAGAAACCTTCACGTATGTGTTTATAAAACATCACAAGGGCTCACAGGATCATGTCTGTTTGTAGAACAGCTGAAAAGTCACAGGATATATcttgtaatacattataaacttcaCGGATGGATCTACAACATATAAGAGCTCACATGGTGTACCTGTTTGTAGTacattataatagttttaaaatgtgtttataaaatatcacaataaaacacAGAGATTATCTTTTTTGCAGCACATCACAAAGGTCGCTGGAGTGTATTTATAGTTCGTCAGATCGTATGTGTGTTTGTAACAAATCAGAATAATTTATCCAAACGAAGTTCTCTGTAGAATATGAAAAGAGTGACATGAATATGTTGGTACTACATCAAAGTGTTTCTGTATTTACCACATCTATGGTCACAGAAGTTTGTTAGTATTATATcaaggtgtttttgtttgtacCGCATCTATGGTCACAGAAGTTTCTCTggtcgtatatatatatatatatacacataatttttaagccataaacaaaacgcattaacatgaaacaaactacgctgcatatttttaaaaagtagtcTAGAGTACGAGATACAACatggcattatatatatatatatatatgtgtgtgtgtgtgtatgttttgttttttttgctattaCATTAGCAGCAATATAATTACTATGACCAGCTAGCTTGCTAGattaaattatagtttcaatTCAATATGTCTCTAGTTAAGGCTATTATATTTAACTTCATAAAGcttggccccccagtggctcagcggcgtgtctgcggatttgcaacgctaaaaatcgggtttcgatacccgtgatgagcagagcaaaACTAGCCCGTTGagtagcttaattcaaaacaaacacaacataaagCTTGAACAATGCAATGAAAGGTGCGACATAGTCAGCGACCATTCACATacattatggttataatataattaatcagaggttgggatttactgcttttaacgcagtccttcctcaagattttgtttattcatttggctttatttgaatgtaattatttaattttactatacacatacatacaaggGTTTATAGGAGCATATCTAATTGTGATACATTTTAAATCACTCGCACTAAGTTGTAGTCTGGACTTTGCCTTTCATTCTTGCTTTATTCTATCTaattgaacaaacaaacagaatatgcTATCATACTGACAAATGTCCTTTTATTAGGCTGGTCTACTTAACTCCTTTCTCTCACGCAATTACTCTTCTTTACTCTAAAGACTGACTAATAAACAATACTTATTCTAACACTTAATAACGTATGtgtttgtaaaacataaaactcGTTTACAAGATGCATCTGTTTATAGTACATTATTTTTAGCCACACATATACGATAATGTTCTAATTCTATTGTCAGCGAATAATAGCGATTTTAtggaaaatcaaatttttaatttcattgtaagGATGAGGCACTTACTTATCCCCCTGTTTTAAATTTTGGCATGAAGAATCTTGTAACCGAATTTTGACACTGATATTGCTGACTCATGGTCTTTGAGTACTttaacaaatacaagaaatagtTCCAAGTTAACTTTTAGTGTTCTTACGCACAAAACTGCTTTTTCTTGCAGTAGTTTATTTTTCAGAGATTGCATtagaggcttggcatggccacgtgattaGCGCGCTCggctcgtcatctgagggtcagaggttcgaatctttgtcacatcaaacgtgctcacACTTTCACCTGTaggagcgatataatgtgacggtcaatctcacttttcgttagaaaaagagtaacccaagaattgtcgtggtggtgattactagctgaattccctctagtcttagactgctaaattagggacggctagcgcagatagcatagCCCAcgtgtagttctgcgcgaaattcaaaaacaaacaattatgagtTGGAAATGAGTCAGGGAGCGATGTTGGTTGCAGCTTCCATTTGTGTATATATTGagtcatgaaaaaaatattagtaatccTGAGCATTGTGAACATCTTTAAGACAAATAATTGTGCCTGAAGAATAAGTTCAAGGTTAATTTATGCTCTATAAACTAACAGTTTTTTGTTAAGCGTAAAGATGCAAAATGAATAATTCTGTGTTGTGCCCAACACAGAAACCAAATTTTTAGCACTGTAGGCCTTTAggttttttggtttggtttttgaatttcgcgcaaagctacatgagggctatatgcgctagccgtccccaatttagcagtgtaagtctacagaaaaagcagctagtgatcaccacccaccgccaactattgggcttctcttttacccacgaatagtgggattgatcgtaactttataacgccccccatggctgaaaaggcgagcatgtttggtatgacggagtaGGACTTTAGACTTGACTATTGGgtgaaaagatatttttataacatttagcaGTGAGGATTATT
Above is a genomic segment from Tachypleus tridentatus isolate NWPU-2018 chromosome 11, ASM421037v1, whole genome shotgun sequence containing:
- the LOC143232101 gene encoding homeobox even-skipped homolog protein 1-like; translation: MSVSMAKDPPTITEIARDSAEFRSSISRHSSGSDPGLMDPNSPSSDSDDRRKSWYDDHLGTSPPGQSSDEKLSPSNLKVMKDTALDLNNIRRYRTAFTREQLARLEKEFCRESYVSRPRRCELAAALNLPESTIKVWFQNRRMKDKRQRMAFAWPYADPHFAAYMLNAAAAASAGGYPYALPTGAMSFGYYGTLTPFGRYHPYNLPVRPQSTLIASPYLRPTSGPSTESVSLASGTSGPTTPMNPPIFPEALNGHFHACGPSPTLSTATDPCRCQLFTYPGLGVGLGVGVTPSTTSNANLSVQSPLRCPSQTTTENPRPSLFQPYKADVERV